acataactttataataaaatttaattaaattaattttcttattagtctattatgtaaatttcaaattaatttatttcttaaaacctTAGCCGgcgataaaatctttttattagaaCTGTTATGTCAAAAAGTTGTTTAGAGGAGCAGCTTGCATGGCTTGTCGTGCTTGTTTTAGGAGAGCAGTGTTTGAAAGTTGTTGTcgttgaaaataatttttattttttagatgtcTTACATAAATAATTGGAGAGCACATAATCGTGTAATCAGTCACTTAATTATCGAGGCCCTACAAGATGGTGATGATGACAATGTACAGTTTATTACCAATGAAGTTGAATCTCTTTACTCTGAATCAGTTCATTTTAGTaataacagttttaataatTCTCCTATTGAGAATTTAAGTGATAAGAGTAGTACGTTGCATTCTCAAGATCTTACTaatataagttttgaaaatattgacccAGTTGTAGAATATTTTCTTTCTGATGAACTAGCTTCCTGGGCTGCTCGAAACAAATGAACACGTGTATGCATTAATGAACTTTTAGAGATTCTTAGTAAAAATGGACATAGCAATTTACCAAAAGATTGCAGGACGCTGATGAAAACGCCACGTTATATACAGACTTTAACTGTTAGTGGAGGAGAATATGTTTACCTTGGTATTTTAAATGGTATAACGAAAATAATGGAAATGTATACAGGAAATAAGTTATCTCTAAATCCAATATATTTAGAAGTTAATATCGATGGACTTCCTTTGTTCAAAAGCAGTAGTAAACAGTTTTGGCCAATACTTGGTGCATTTGGAGGAATGAAACCTTTTATTATAGCATTGTACTGTGGAATGCAAAAACCAGATCCTGTTTTTGAatttctaaaagattttttagtagAATTTCGTGATTTAAAGGCAAACGGCTTTACTTTCGACAATTTGTtgtttaaacttgatttaaaatatttttgctgtgATGCTCCAGCAAGGCAGATGTTAAAATGTGTCAAGGCGGAGAGTGGATATTACTCTTGTGAAAGATGTATTGTAGAAGGCACTTATCTAGAAAATAGGGTTATTTTTGAAGAGCAACAATGTCCTTTGGCAATGATCTGGACTTTTCACATCAGAGTTATCAAGGAAGTCATCAATTGAGTCGAAGTATACTTATTGATTATGAGATTCCttgtgttaaaaactttttgctgGACTCAAtgcattaagtttttttaggtGTAACAAAAAGATTACTCTATTTTCTGAAAGAAGGTCAAAGAGTTTGCAGACTCTCTCAGATGAAAATTAACGAAATATCTTGTCATCTGGAGCAATTAAAGTTACCAAGTGAATGTAATAGGCAGCCAAGAtctttaaaagagttaaaaatgtGGCAAGCCACTGagtttaaacaatttcttttgTACACTGGTCCAGTTGTTTTAAAAGGAATTCTGACAAGAGATagcta
Above is a window of Hydra vulgaris chromosome 10, alternate assembly HydraT2T_AEP DNA encoding:
- the LOC136086116 gene encoding uncharacterized protein LOC136086116 — protein: MKTPRYIQTLTVSGGEYVYLGILNGITKIMEMYTGNKLSLNPIYLEVNIDGLPLFKSSSKQFWPILGAFGGMKPFIIALYCGMQKPDPVFEFLKDFLVEFRDLKANGFTFDNLLFKLDLKYFCCDAPARQMLKCVKAESGYYSCERCIVEGTYLENRVIFEEQQCPLAMIWTFHIRVIKEVIN